A window of the bacterium genome harbors these coding sequences:
- a CDS encoding TonB-dependent receptor: protein MVKIKFFFLFAVFILSASPFAQNNIVQKTDSSGYYKLTDVVISATRTASSTLELANSISTIDSSEIVNKNSFNAFDVLRNEYGMSFSQQGTKASVSNVYMRGANSSHTLVLIDGVEVNLTDDPSNFYNFFSLPTENISRIEVLRGPQSTLYGSNALAGVINIISAVGTTKPVSSISVEGGSYNTFKGTLSSLGKVDDFSYTVGLSRIKSDGFSAASEKYGNTEKDSYQLDNISSILGYDFSDKFKTDIVIRYNKSKSDLDQSLGSPEFWDDPTYVFNQQEFIIRAQGRLGLYDDMWNQKFGISYFSNVRDYSFDSSAASAYQSWSNYDGRRYKADWQNDISFFRNNLITAGLEFEVEDMESEYYLISSLNPPDFASIIPKTNVNTFSFYLQDQIKVSESFFGTLGIRLDQNNQFGSAFTYRIAPAYIFWQTGTKLKATVGTGFKAPTLFYLYDPLYGNTELEPEKSFGWDAGVEQFFWSEGFSIGANYFFNKFDDMFGFDPITFKSININKAQTNGVEIFTKAILTSEIEIKANYTYTNAIDKSENTVDFNKKLYRRPEHKAGLFLSYLFSEDLNANVELIYVSKREEPDFVNYPSRIIVPDYLLVNFAAHYDILPFIRLQGRIENLLDKEYEEIYGFGTAGFSVYGGISLKVQ, encoded by the coding sequence ATGGTAAAAATAAAATTCTTCTTTCTATTTGCTGTCTTTATTCTGTCGGCATCACCTTTTGCACAAAATAATATCGTGCAAAAAACTGATTCATCCGGATACTATAAATTGACCGATGTTGTAATTTCAGCTACGAGAACAGCTTCCAGTACACTTGAGCTTGCTAATTCTATTTCAACAATCGATTCATCGGAAATTGTAAATAAAAATTCATTCAATGCTTTTGATGTATTAAGAAATGAATATGGAATGAGCTTTTCTCAGCAAGGTACGAAAGCTTCAGTTTCAAATGTTTATATGAGGGGTGCCAATTCCTCTCATACACTTGTATTGATTGATGGCGTTGAAGTCAACCTGACGGATGATCCTTCAAACTTTTATAATTTTTTTAGTCTCCCAACTGAAAACATTAGCAGAATTGAAGTGCTTCGGGGACCTCAAAGTACACTTTACGGTTCGAACGCACTTGCCGGAGTAATTAATATTATAAGTGCTGTTGGAACAACCAAACCTGTTTCCAGCATCAGTGTTGAAGGAGGAAGTTACAATACATTTAAAGGGACATTATCATCACTTGGAAAGGTCGATGATTTCAGCTACACGGTTGGACTGAGCAGGATAAAAAGTGATGGATTTTCTGCAGCTTCAGAAAAATATGGCAATACCGAAAAAGACAGCTATCAACTTGATAATATCAGTTCAATTCTGGGCTATGATTTTTCAGATAAATTTAAAACTGATATTGTTATCAGGTATAACAAATCAAAATCCGATCTTGATCAGTCACTCGGTTCACCGGAATTCTGGGATGATCCAACGTACGTATTCAACCAGCAAGAATTTATAATCCGTGCTCAGGGAAGGTTAGGCCTTTACGATGATATGTGGAATCAGAAATTCGGGATTTCATATTTCAGTAATGTAAGAGATTACTCTTTTGATTCTTCAGCAGCAAGTGCATATCAATCGTGGAGTAACTATGATGGCAGAAGATATAAAGCTGATTGGCAAAATGATATTAGCTTTTTTAGGAATAATCTTATTACTGCCGGATTAGAATTTGAAGTCGAAGATATGGAATCCGAGTATTATTTAATCTCGAGTCTTAATCCGCCTGACTTTGCAAGCATTATTCCGAAGACAAATGTAAATACCTTTAGTTTTTATTTGCAAGATCAAATTAAAGTAAGTGAAAGTTTCTTTGGAACGCTTGGAATCAGGCTTGATCAGAACAATCAATTCGGGAGTGCGTTTACATATCGGATCGCTCCCGCATACATATTCTGGCAAACTGGCACAAAGTTAAAAGCAACTGTCGGAACCGGATTCAAAGCACCAACACTTTTTTATCTCTATGATCCACTTTATGGTAACACTGAACTGGAACCCGAAAAAAGTTTTGGCTGGGATGCTGGTGTTGAACAGTTTTTCTGGAGTGAGGGATTTTCGATCGGTGCAAATTATTTTTTCAACAAGTTTGATGATATGTTTGGCTTCGACCCGATTACATTTAAATCAATTAACATTAACAAAGCGCAGACAAATGGAGTTGAAATCTTTACGAAGGCAATCCTGACGAGCGAAATAGAAATCAAAGCTAATTACACGTACACAAATGCAATTGATAAAAGTGAAAACACGGTCGATTTCAACAAAAAACTTTACAGAAGACCGGAACATAAAGCTGGATTGTTTCTCAGCTATTTATTTTCAGAAGATCTGAATGCAAATGTCGAGTTAATTTACGTCAGTAAGAGAGAAGAACCTGATTTTGTGAATTATCCTTCACGGATCATAGTACCTGATTATTTACTTGTAAACTTTGCAGCACATTATGATATACTTCCATTTATCAGACTTCAAGGCAGAATTGAAAATTTACTCGACAAGGAGTATGAAGAAATATATGGTTTTGGAACAGCTGGATTTTCTGTTTACGGCGGAATAAGTCTGAAAGTACAGTAA
- a CDS encoding HAD hydrolase-like protein, giving the protein MPPFFFSMNYKPLLIDFDGVLKIGNSPASDVEEFFQFIEENKIPSCILSNSTLRTGEMVKEFFAGNNIELKIPAITAFDATLSFVKRNYNRVQVYCRDYLIHHFEGMIDVKNPEAIVIGDIEDRWNYQIVNDIFKKVSAGADLVAMHKNKFWNPHGELLIDAGAFITGIEFASGKDAIVIGKPSQHFFKEALENIGRKIDNGFYMIGDDLENDIIASQRIGGTGILIYTGKTRFPFNNSINLKLDFEAHSLNDAASIIQREFRH; this is encoded by the coding sequence ATGCCGCCTTTCTTTTTCTCAATGAACTACAAACCTTTACTAATTGATTTTGATGGCGTTCTGAAAATTGGAAATTCCCCTGCTTCAGATGTAGAGGAATTTTTTCAATTCATCGAAGAGAATAAAATCCCTTCATGTATACTAAGTAATTCTACTCTAAGAACCGGTGAGATGGTTAAAGAATTTTTTGCTGGTAATAATATTGAACTTAAAATTCCTGCTATCACTGCATTCGATGCAACTCTATCTTTCGTTAAAAGGAATTATAACAGAGTACAAGTTTACTGCCGCGATTATCTGATTCATCACTTTGAAGGAATGATTGATGTGAAAAATCCTGAAGCGATTGTCATCGGTGATATTGAGGACAGATGGAATTATCAGATAGTAAATGACATCTTCAAAAAAGTTTCTGCTGGTGCAGACCTGGTCGCAATGCACAAGAATAAATTCTGGAACCCTCACGGTGAATTACTGATTGATGCAGGTGCTTTCATCACCGGGATAGAATTTGCTTCGGGCAAAGATGCTATTGTGATTGGAAAACCATCACAACATTTTTTCAAAGAAGCCCTCGAAAATATAGGTCGTAAAATAGATAATGGATTTTATATGATTGGAGATGATCTTGAAAATGATATTATTGCTTCACAACGGATTGGCGGAACGGGAATTCTCATTTACACCGGGAAAACTAGATTTCCTTTCAATAATTCTATTAATTTAAAACTAGATTTTGAAGCACACTCATTGAATGATGCAGCTTCAATTATACAGCGGGAATTTCGGCATTAG
- a CDS encoding ATP-grasp domain-containing protein produces MRRPKIKVAVIYNEAQPEMYRKTSEPEPKELEFKTYFEVDKTTPMEEYDYIAQKLTSVGFNAYTLNIKDNLDLLLKHLKEDKPDVIFNFVEIYKDNPRLEMNVVGLYELIGIPYTGAPAMGLANCQNKILAKRLLSSAGIRIPRFFIVQVKSTKYPHRLKYPLLVKPAFEDASVGIENESIVKNGKELRKRIEYVLKHFNQPALVEEFIEGRELNVAVMGDKRLRVLPISEIDFSAMPDHLHNIVSYQAKWDPHHESYHKTIPICPAPLPQKIEKRAKEIAFKAFKVMSCRDYARVDMRFSKENKLYVLEVNPNPDITEGAGFMRSAAHAGMSYAQALKRIVKYALRRGKIQKANAEIPAV; encoded by the coding sequence ATGCGAAGACCCAAAATAAAAGTAGCAGTCATCTACAATGAAGCCCAGCCGGAAATGTACCGTAAAACATCTGAGCCGGAGCCTAAGGAACTTGAATTTAAGACTTATTTTGAGGTTGATAAAACGACTCCAATGGAGGAGTATGATTATATTGCTCAAAAGCTTACTTCGGTCGGCTTTAATGCTTATACGTTGAATATTAAGGATAACCTCGACCTTTTACTTAAACATCTCAAAGAGGACAAACCGGATGTCATCTTTAATTTTGTTGAAATTTACAAGGATAATCCACGACTAGAGATGAATGTGGTAGGATTGTATGAACTGATAGGCATACCCTATACAGGCGCACCAGCTATGGGTCTAGCTAATTGTCAAAACAAAATACTTGCTAAAAGGTTGCTAAGTTCAGCAGGGATTAGAATCCCTCGATTTTTTATAGTTCAGGTGAAATCAACGAAGTATCCGCATCGGCTTAAATATCCGCTATTAGTTAAACCCGCCTTTGAAGATGCTAGTGTCGGCATTGAAAACGAATCGATAGTCAAGAATGGCAAAGAACTCAGAAAGAGGATTGAATATGTATTAAAGCACTTCAATCAGCCTGCCTTGGTTGAAGAGTTTATTGAAGGCAGGGAATTAAATGTTGCGGTTATGGGTGATAAAAGACTTCGCGTTTTACCAATAAGTGAAATTGACTTTTCAGCAATGCCTGATCATTTACATAATATCGTGAGTTACCAGGCTAAGTGGGATCCGCACCACGAATCATATCATAAAACAATTCCGATCTGCCCTGCACCGCTTCCGCAAAAAATTGAAAAGAGAGCTAAAGAAATTGCATTTAAAGCATTTAAAGTGATGAGCTGCAGAGATTATGCAAGAGTTGACATGCGTTTCTCCAAAGAAAACAAGCTTTATGTGCTTGAAGTAAATCCAAATCCTGACATTACGGAAGGTGCAGGATTTATGAGATCTGCTGCGCATGCAGGAATGAGCTATGCTCAGGCACTGAAACGAATTGTAAAGTATGCTTTGAGAAGGGGAAAGATTCAAAAAGCTAATGCCGAAATTCCCGCTGTATAA
- a CDS encoding hydrolase, which yields MSEVKRFSKLLKTETSALLIIDIQERILPVINNYQMVVDNTLKLIKGFKVLSLPIYYTEQYPKGLGPTTKTITDELGGLKPFDKMSFSCSGAGELFNEFKKKNLTQIIVCGVESHVCVQQTVLDLIENGLQVNLAADAVSSRKEIDYRTALDRMRHHGVEVTTTEAILFELLNVCGTPQFKEVSKIVK from the coding sequence ATGAGTGAAGTAAAACGATTCAGCAAATTACTTAAAACTGAAACATCAGCACTACTGATAATAGATATTCAGGAAAGAATCCTGCCGGTTATTAATAATTACCAGATGGTTGTTGATAATACTTTAAAGCTCATCAAAGGATTCAAAGTTTTAAGTTTACCGATTTACTACACAGAACAATACCCAAAAGGACTTGGTCCAACGACTAAAACAATAACCGATGAACTTGGAGGTTTGAAGCCATTCGATAAAATGTCATTCAGCTGCTCAGGTGCAGGGGAATTGTTCAATGAATTCAAAAAGAAAAACTTAACACAAATAATTGTATGCGGGGTCGAATCTCACGTCTGTGTTCAGCAAACAGTTTTAGATTTAATTGAAAACGGATTGCAGGTAAACCTCGCTGCCGATGCCGTTTCATCACGTAAAGAAATTGATTACCGTACTGCTCTCGATCGAATGAGACATCACGGTGTTGAAGTGACGACAACAGAGGCAATCCTTTTCGAACTTCTGAATGTCTGCGGTACTCCCCAGTTTAAGGAGGTTTCAAAGATTGTTAAATAG
- a CDS encoding tetratricopeptide repeat protein, whose amino-acid sequence MNNASVNTHPIVEEALKNFFDKSSRKEFVDKLFIDTIQKDIAKESAKDRIVDISTSSQTRFQIDQLITFAETRMDEEKYIQFLIHIGQHTIIAGENPIALEIHEKLIRLCNDKVEMADIRANALLSIGEIYSRQAQWELSISYLDKSIKIFRDENDTKGNIHCQNILGTIHGDQGNLNKAKEHFENALSALQEVDDIALIGTIEINLGIINNMQGNYNEALSYLKRALLNFEKVGDIKRIAEIKQNLGMVYTKKKEYSAAINEFNESIELSIRSSYLQNLGIAYINKAFVYLQQGDFDFAGAFANKSMEIANKINDKLSIAEVYKIKGIISRHKNNIDASENSLLTAYRLNKDLNNQLNLAEVACELGILFKKKGERATADKYLNEALGYFKKIDSKADISYLERLMAD is encoded by the coding sequence TTGAATAATGCATCAGTAAATACTCACCCAATTGTGGAAGAAGCCCTAAAGAATTTTTTCGACAAATCTTCCAGAAAAGAATTCGTTGATAAGCTTTTCATCGATACAATTCAAAAGGACATTGCGAAGGAAAGTGCGAAGGATCGAATTGTTGATATCAGTACTTCTTCCCAAACACGTTTCCAGATTGATCAGCTCATCACTTTTGCTGAAACCAGAATGGATGAAGAAAAGTATATTCAGTTTTTAATTCATATAGGTCAGCACACAATCATTGCTGGTGAAAACCCAATCGCACTGGAAATCCATGAAAAACTAATTCGACTGTGTAATGATAAAGTTGAGATGGCAGATATCAGAGCAAACGCACTTCTTTCAATCGGAGAAATATACAGTCGTCAGGCTCAATGGGAATTAAGCATCAGCTATCTCGATAAATCAATTAAGATTTTCAGAGATGAAAATGACACAAAAGGAAATATTCATTGTCAGAATATTCTCGGAACAATTCACGGTGATCAGGGAAATCTGAATAAAGCGAAAGAGCATTTTGAGAATGCACTAAGTGCTTTGCAGGAAGTTGATGATATTGCTCTTATCGGAACTATCGAAATTAATCTCGGCATAATCAATAATATGCAGGGTAATTATAATGAAGCTCTGTCATACCTCAAGCGAGCACTTTTGAATTTCGAAAAAGTTGGTGACATCAAAAGAATAGCTGAAATAAAACAAAACCTCGGAATGGTCTACACTAAGAAAAAGGAATACTCAGCAGCAATAAATGAATTTAATGAGAGCATCGAGCTTTCAATCCGTTCAAGCTATTTACAAAACCTTGGAATCGCTTACATCAATAAAGCATTTGTTTATCTGCAGCAAGGTGATTTCGATTTTGCAGGAGCTTTTGCAAATAAATCGATGGAAATTGCTAACAAGATAAACGACAAATTATCAATTGCTGAAGTTTATAAGATTAAAGGAATAATTAGCAGACATAAAAACAATATTGATGCTTCCGAAAATTCACTACTAACTGCTTACAGACTGAACAAAGATCTGAACAATCAGCTTAATTTAGCAGAGGTTGCCTGCGAACTTGGAATTTTGTTCAAGAAAAAAGGTGAGCGGGCTACAGCAGATAAATATCTCAACGAAGCCCTTGGGTATTTTAAGAAAATAGATTCCAAAGCAGATATTTCCTATCTTGAAAGGTTGATGGCTGATTAG
- a CDS encoding YIP1 family protein has translation MNLVERAKNIIITPKTEWDAVAAEEPNIQQILFGYVLPLALIPTIAAIIGWGVIGILGFTSFSYGIAMGLVQLINAFLSVLIAGFVIDALAPSFGSQKNMGRAVQLVAYSMTPVWIAGILNILPTIGWLAGLIGLYGLFLMYLGLSPIMKTPEDKKVGYLIVSIIILLVVYFVIAAILTAVFMAIFGLSLLSAMSGY, from the coding sequence ATGAACCTCGTGGAGCGGGCAAAAAATATTATCATAACTCCCAAAACAGAATGGGATGCTGTTGCTGCAGAAGAACCTAATATTCAGCAAATTCTTTTTGGTTATGTATTGCCTCTGGCATTGATTCCGACCATTGCAGCTATAATCGGTTGGGGTGTAATAGGAATACTTGGATTCACCTCATTTAGCTATGGAATAGCTATGGGACTTGTCCAGTTGATTAATGCATTTCTTTCAGTTCTGATAGCTGGATTTGTTATAGATGCGCTGGCACCGAGTTTTGGTTCTCAAAAGAACATGGGTAGAGCTGTTCAACTCGTTGCTTATTCAATGACACCGGTTTGGATAGCAGGTATACTAAATATTTTACCTACCATTGGATGGCTTGCAGGATTAATCGGCTTGTATGGTTTATTTTTAATGTATCTTGGACTGTCACCGATTATGAAAACACCCGAAGATAAAAAAGTTGGTTATCTTATTGTGAGTATAATCATTCTGTTAGTAGTATACTTTGTAATTGCTGCAATTCTGACTGCAGTATTTATGGCTATTTTTGGCTTGAGTTTGCTTTCAGCGATGTCAGGTTATTAA
- a CDS encoding ABC transporter ATP-binding protein, whose protein sequence is MSLIHINKVTKIYDGTAIPVKALNEINLQIEIGEFTAIVGPSGSGKTTLLNIVGGLDNPSSGSVVIDDVDLSTYKPDELVNFRLHHIGFVFQAYNLIPVFTAKENVEFIMLLQGISKSEREKRSIELLTAVGLGDRIDNKPSELSGGQQQRIAVARALASKPSFVLADEPTANLDSAAADSLLDLMEKLNKDFNMTFVFSTHDQRVIDRAYRVVTLHDGMVEKDEVKRK, encoded by the coding sequence ATGTCATTAATTCATATAAATAAGGTAACAAAAATCTATGATGGAACAGCCATTCCTGTTAAAGCATTGAATGAAATTAATCTTCAAATCGAAATCGGTGAATTCACTGCAATTGTTGGTCCATCCGGCTCAGGAAAAACCACATTACTTAACATTGTTGGTGGATTAGATAATCCCTCATCGGGCAGTGTTGTGATTGACGATGTTGATTTATCAACCTACAAACCAGACGAGCTTGTTAATTTCAGACTTCATCATATCGGGTTTGTATTTCAAGCGTACAATCTTATCCCCGTATTTACAGCAAAAGAAAATGTCGAGTTCATTATGCTTTTGCAAGGGATTAGTAAATCAGAAAGAGAAAAAAGATCAATTGAATTGTTGACAGCAGTTGGTTTGGGTGACAGAATAGACAACAAGCCTTCTGAACTATCAGGCGGTCAACAGCAAAGAATAGCTGTTGCGAGAGCACTTGCATCAAAACCGTCGTTTGTTCTTGCAGATGAACCTACAGCAAATCTGGATTCAGCTGCAGCGGATTCACTTTTGGACTTGATGGAAAAGCTGAATAAAGATTTTAATATGACTTTTGTTTTTTCGACTCACGATCAGAGAGTAATTGACAGAGCTTATCGCGTTGTTACTTTACATGATGGTATGGTTGAGAAGGATGAAGTGAAACGGAAATGA
- a CDS encoding four helix bundle protein, which translates to MEEIVAKFRFQDLEIWKLAIEIGDELLDIADELERKHLFKFAEQLRDAALSISNNIAEGSGSTFKKEFGYFLNVARRSTFEDANILIVLNRRKLITNEKLNELLDKLDKECRMITNFKKTL; encoded by the coding sequence ATGGAGGAAATAGTGGCGAAATTTAGATTTCAGGATTTGGAAATCTGGAAACTGGCAATCGAAATTGGTGATGAGTTACTTGATATCGCTGATGAGCTGGAAAGAAAGCATCTCTTTAAATTTGCAGAGCAATTAAGAGATGCAGCTTTGAGTATTTCAAATAATATAGCGGAAGGATCTGGGTCAACCTTTAAAAAAGAATTTGGATATTTCTTAAACGTAGCAAGAAGATCGACATTTGAAGATGCAAACATTTTGATAGTTCTTAACAGAAGAAAACTAATAACGAATGAAAAATTAAATGAACTCTTAGATAAACTTGATAAAGAATGCAGAATGATTACAAATTTCAAAAAAACTTTATAG
- a CDS encoding ABC transporter permease — protein sequence MLLILAWRNIWRNKRRSLIIIAAIAVGLLCGLFTSAIMFGMGESLINTTIDRDLGHIQIHTKTFEDDKLLTDTIPSTLNILKDIKSQPNVTGVSSRLIIEGMISSATSSGGVRITGIQPQDEMKVTSVHNNIIVGKYFSDNIQNQILLGYKLAENLGLKEKSKVVLSFQGLDGSIIYGAFRVTGIFRTESTMFDRSTVFIKENDILSLIASQPICHEIVVRLNSSENVDSLYTNLAKSYDYLSVKSWKELAPELKLMDEMIGLQLSIFMGVILFALLFGITNTMLMSVLERVREFGVLMAIGMKRKKVFLMVILETITLAIVGGIVGMILAIITITYFGSAGINLSAFAAGLSEWGLGTILYPILPATFYLSITVMILLTAVFSAMYPAIKAIKLKPAKAIRTF from the coding sequence ATGTTATTAATTCTTGCCTGGAGAAATATCTGGAGGAACAAAAGAAGAAGCCTGATTATTATAGCTGCTATTGCTGTTGGGTTACTTTGCGGGTTATTTACTTCTGCAATTATGTTTGGGATGGGTGAGTCACTAATAAACACAACTATAGACCGAGATCTCGGTCACATACAAATTCATACAAAAACATTTGAGGATGATAAACTTCTGACTGACACAATTCCTTCAACTCTTAACATACTTAAAGACATCAAATCACAGCCAAATGTTACAGGTGTTTCCTCAAGACTTATTATTGAGGGAATGATTTCATCCGCAACATCTTCCGGTGGAGTCAGAATTACAGGAATTCAACCGCAGGATGAAATGAAAGTAACTTCAGTTCACAATAATATTATAGTTGGGAAATATTTTTCGGATAATATTCAAAATCAAATTTTACTGGGATATAAGCTAGCTGAAAATCTAGGTCTAAAAGAGAAGTCTAAAGTCGTTTTAAGTTTTCAGGGATTGGATGGATCAATTATCTATGGAGCATTTAGAGTAACAGGAATTTTTCGTACTGAATCAACGATGTTTGATCGCTCCACGGTTTTTATAAAAGAAAACGATATTCTTTCTCTCATCGCTTCGCAACCTATATGTCATGAAATAGTAGTAAGATTAAATTCCTCCGAGAATGTTGATTCACTTTATACTAATCTGGCAAAGAGCTATGATTATCTTTCAGTCAAAAGCTGGAAGGAACTTGCACCTGAACTTAAGTTAATGGATGAAATGATTGGACTTCAGCTGAGCATTTTTATGGGAGTAATTCTTTTCGCATTACTATTTGGAATAACGAACACAATGCTAATGTCTGTTCTTGAAAGAGTGAGAGAGTTTGGTGTTCTGATGGCAATCGGAATGAAAAGGAAGAAAGTTTTCTTGATGGTTATTCTGGAAACGATAACACTGGCAATAGTTGGCGGGATCGTCGGGATGATATTAGCAATTATCACGATAACATATTTTGGTTCTGCAGGGATAAATCTTTCGGCATTTGCAGCCGGATTATCTGAGTGGGGATTGGGGACAATACTCTATCCGATTCTGCCAGCTACTTTTTACTTATCAATTACGGTTATGATTTTATTAACAGCGGTTTTTTCAGCAATGTATCCTGCTATCAAAGCAATCAAACTTAAACCTGCAAAAGCTATTAGAACTTTTTAA
- a CDS encoding ABC transporter permease: MLTYIILAWRNLWRNKRRTLIAASSVFFAVILALLMRSMQTGYYDYMINSSVRMYTGYIQVQGKDYWEKRSLEESMILDDEKINKINQIEGVDFTVKRLETFSLVSYGQVTKVAQIVGIDPQEENKLTSLKEKIIKGKYPTNDSRGIILAEGLAELLKVDIGDSVLIYGQGMYGVTAAELIQVEGIAKFTLPSQNKSFAYLSIPYAQWIYSAPDRLTSLSIMIKNPKKVDEIRDQVSSLFEMKDEKQKDNYDVMTWKELSPELVQSIQIDNAQGIIMLGILYVVIAFGIFGTIMMMTAERVKEFGILISVGMKKWKLYLVTTLETIFISFIGVFTGAIISLPLLIYFVSHPIPLTGEMADAILAWGFEPILPFAIYPGMFIAQVWTVLAIALVSGLYPINFIRKIKPVQAMRG; this comes from the coding sequence ATGCTGACATATATAATATTGGCATGGAGAAATCTCTGGCGCAATAAACGGCGAACTTTAATAGCAGCATCTTCAGTGTTCTTTGCTGTAATTCTAGCACTTCTTATGCGTTCAATGCAGACCGGATATTACGATTATATGATTAATTCTTCGGTCAGAATGTACACAGGATATATCCAGGTACAGGGAAAAGATTACTGGGAAAAAAGATCTCTTGAAGAAAGTATGATTCTGGATGATGAAAAAATTAATAAGATAAATCAGATAGAAGGAGTTGATTTTACAGTAAAACGGTTAGAGACTTTTTCTCTGGTATCATATGGACAGGTAACTAAAGTCGCCCAAATCGTTGGGATTGATCCGCAAGAAGAAAATAAGCTTACATCATTAAAAGAGAAAATCATAAAAGGTAAATATCCCACAAATGATTCCAGAGGAATTATTCTTGCCGAGGGACTTGCAGAATTATTAAAAGTTGATATTGGTGATTCAGTTCTTATTTATGGTCAAGGAATGTATGGAGTAACAGCAGCCGAACTAATCCAAGTTGAAGGAATTGCAAAATTCACTCTGCCATCACAAAATAAATCCTTTGCTTATCTCAGTATCCCTTATGCTCAATGGATTTATTCTGCGCCGGACAGATTAACTTCTTTATCGATTATGATTAAAAATCCAAAAAAGGTAGATGAAATAAGAGATCAGGTCAGTTCACTTTTTGAAATGAAGGATGAAAAGCAAAAAGATAATTATGATGTGATGACCTGGAAAGAACTTTCTCCGGAGTTGGTACAGTCAATTCAAATTGATAATGCACAGGGAATAATTATGCTTGGAATTCTTTACGTAGTAATTGCATTCGGAATTTTCGGAACTATAATGATGATGACAGCTGAGCGCGTAAAGGAATTTGGTATTCTTATTTCGGTTGGAATGAAAAAATGGAAACTATATTTAGTAACTACACTCGAAACAATTTTCATTTCTTTTATTGGTGTATTTACAGGTGCTATAATAAGCCTGCCTTTGTTAATTTATTTTGTCAGTCATCCAATTCCTTTAACCGGAGAAATGGCTGACGCTATTCTTGCATGGGGTTTTGAACCGATTCTTCCGTTTGCAATTTATCCCGGGATGTTTATTGCCCAGGTTTGGACGGTTCTGGCAATAGCCTTAGTCTCAGGATTGTATCCTATAAACTTTATCAGGAAAATTAAGCCAGTCCAAGCTATGAGAGGTTGA
- a CDS encoding outer membrane lipoprotein-sorting protein, whose translation MRSNSSYSELKMTIEKPDWSRTMGMKVWALEPDYALIYITEPARDKGSVTLKRKNEVWNWLPSAQRVIKIPPSMMLQSWMGSDFTNDDLVRQSSVVNDYNHTLIDEEKLKGYDCYKIEMIPKPEAGVVWGKIITWIAKGSYLQVQADYYDEDNILIKSFIGSKAKKMGGRNILSYWEMIPVDKPGNKTIMEYTTIEFNYKIDESFFSEQNMKRVR comes from the coding sequence ATGCGTTCAAACAGCAGTTATTCAGAGTTAAAGATGACAATTGAAAAACCAGACTGGTCACGTACAATGGGAATGAAAGTCTGGGCATTGGAGCCCGACTATGCTCTAATATATATTACAGAACCTGCAAGAGACAAAGGAAGTGTTACTCTAAAAAGAAAAAATGAAGTCTGGAACTGGCTGCCGTCTGCACAAAGAGTAATAAAAATTCCCCCATCAATGATGCTTCAATCCTGGATGGGCTCGGACTTTACAAATGATGATCTCGTTCGTCAATCCTCCGTTGTAAATGATTATAATCACACACTAATCGACGAAGAAAAATTAAAGGGATACGATTGTTACAAAATTGAAATGATCCCAAAACCCGAAGCAGGAGTTGTCTGGGGAAAAATAATTACTTGGATTGCAAAAGGAAGCTATCTGCAAGTTCAGGCAGATTATTATGACGAAGATAATATTCTCATTAAATCCTTCATCGGAAGTAAAGCAAAGAAAATGGGGGGAAGAAATATTTTATCATATTGGGAAATGATACCGGTTGATAAACCTGGGAATAAAACAATTATGGAATACACCACAATTGAATTCAACTATAAAATTGATGAAAGTTTCTTTTCAGAACAAAATATGAAGCGTGTAAGATAA